In Vibrio marisflavi CECT 7928, the following are encoded in one genomic region:
- the alr gene encoding alanine racemase, with the protein MEIRATLLSMAIAAALTNSEAVMAAPLALDESPPPIQQVQQSNAWLEVNLGQFKDNMDQFRKHLSQNTKICFVMKADAYGNGIQGLMPTVLEMKVPCIAIASNAEARAVREAGFDGQLIRVRSADIHEIKEVMDLDVEELIGSVDQANHIMALEKDRPIKVHLALNDGGMSRNGIDMTTETGKQEALKIATHDGIDIVGIMTHFPNYDAKEVRNKLGHFQKSSAWLIENAGLKREDVTLHVANSYTAVNVPEAQLDMVRPGGVIYGDLPTNPEYPSIVSFKTRVASLHSVPKNSTVGYDSTYITKRDSVLANLPVGYSDGYPRKMGNRAFVVVNGQRAPVVGKTSMNTTMVDVTDIKGVTAGEEVVLFGQQGNAKVAVSEMEENSELIFPELYTVWGAANPRVYIP; encoded by the coding sequence ATGGAAATTCGAGCGACACTACTTTCGATGGCCATCGCAGCCGCACTAACAAACAGTGAAGCAGTAATGGCAGCGCCATTGGCCTTAGATGAATCTCCACCTCCAATTCAGCAAGTACAACAATCCAATGCTTGGCTGGAAGTTAACTTGGGACAATTTAAAGACAATATGGACCAGTTTCGCAAGCACTTGAGCCAGAATACTAAAATATGTTTTGTGATGAAGGCTGACGCTTACGGCAATGGCATTCAAGGGTTAATGCCGACGGTCTTAGAGATGAAGGTTCCATGTATTGCTATCGCGAGCAATGCCGAAGCAAGAGCCGTTCGAGAAGCTGGGTTTGATGGTCAGCTTATTCGAGTCCGCTCGGCAGATATTCATGAAATTAAAGAAGTCATGGACTTAGATGTTGAAGAGCTGATAGGAAGTGTCGATCAAGCAAACCACATAATGGCGCTAGAGAAAGATCGTCCGATAAAAGTACACTTAGCCCTTAACGACGGTGGTATGTCTAGAAACGGCATTGATATGACCACGGAAACAGGCAAGCAGGAAGCTTTGAAAATCGCGACTCATGATGGAATTGATATTGTCGGGATTATGACCCACTTCCCGAATTATGACGCGAAAGAAGTTCGTAATAAGCTAGGACACTTCCAAAAGAGTTCAGCATGGTTAATTGAGAATGCTGGCCTGAAACGTGAAGATGTCACACTACATGTTGCTAATTCCTATACAGCAGTCAACGTACCAGAAGCACAGTTGGATATGGTTAGGCCAGGAGGTGTTATTTACGGTGATTTGCCAACGAACCCAGAGTATCCATCAATTGTGAGCTTTAAAACACGTGTTGCTTCTTTGCATTCTGTTCCAAAAAACTCCACTGTGGGATACGACAGCACTTACATAACTAAGCGAGACAGCGTGTTAGCAAATTTGCCGGTAGGTTATTCTGATGGCTACCCAAGAAAAATGGGTAATCGTGCCTTCGTCGTTGTGAATGGACAACGTGCTCCAGTCGTGGGTAAAACTTCGATGAATACGACTATGGTGGACGTTACGGATATCAAAGGTGTAACAGCGGGCGAGGAAGTGGTTTTGTTTGGCCAACAAGGAAATGCCAAGGTTGCTGTCAGTGAAATGGAAGAAAACTCTGAACTTATCTTCCCTGAGCTATACACCGTATGGGGAGCGGCAAACCCAAGGGTATATATCCCTTAA
- a CDS encoding methyl-accepting chemotaxis protein, producing MNIKNLSIGKKIAFAFVVIAIFNLTFGFLIVKGMGNVKAELLNYTDDTLPAVENVDYIRDQMSYWRRTQFAVFAMNDAGKIKTTVARNETIREDINKSLKAYGKTVWPGEEEQTYKKLETKWQAYLDVMTKFNQAMLAGDKTTAYSLLTNSLKDFQSIEADINTLVGILKGAMESNRETILSTVDGLNTTAIIINIIIIAVMVVMTIFLTRLICSPLVLVVKQANAIAKGDLSKSLDRSAIGNDELGELADASTEMQDNLRELINQSISVVRELSHAVGEMTDTSNRSAKEMQDQQGQVTLVATAMTEMKTSVADVAHTTEESAEKANVANVKVKEGATNTQAMVNSIQNVAQIIGEAGDNVSDLEQQSNQVNVIVDVIRDIADQTNLLALNAAIEAARAGESGRGFAVVADEVRTLAGRTQDSTSEITSIIEKLQSIASQAKETTERSRQQIETCVEQGNQSQELMGSIEEFISSIADMGAQIASACNQQDSVAEELSSNIENIHMSSQEVSAGSEQTANACNVLSDLAQSLQSSMGKFKLN from the coding sequence ATGAACATTAAGAACTTATCGATAGGGAAAAAAATAGCTTTTGCCTTTGTCGTCATAGCCATCTTCAACCTCACGTTTGGGTTCTTAATTGTAAAAGGTATGGGTAACGTTAAAGCTGAGTTGCTCAACTACACCGACGATACGCTTCCTGCAGTTGAAAATGTTGACTATATTCGCGACCAAATGTCCTACTGGCGTAGGACTCAGTTTGCTGTTTTCGCCATGAATGATGCAGGGAAGATAAAAACTACAGTTGCGCGAAATGAAACTATTCGAGAGGACATAAATAAGAGCCTAAAAGCGTACGGAAAAACAGTGTGGCCGGGTGAGGAAGAGCAAACCTACAAGAAGTTAGAAACCAAGTGGCAGGCATATCTCGATGTGATGACCAAGTTCAATCAAGCGATGCTGGCAGGAGACAAAACCACAGCTTACAGCTTGCTAACCAATTCGCTGAAAGACTTCCAAAGTATTGAAGCTGACATAAATACTCTTGTAGGCATACTGAAAGGGGCGATGGAGAGCAATCGCGAAACCATTTTGTCCACCGTTGATGGGCTAAATACTACGGCTATCATTATCAATATTATTATCATCGCTGTAATGGTAGTGATGACCATTTTCTTAACGCGCCTCATCTGCTCACCGCTGGTATTAGTTGTTAAACAAGCAAATGCCATTGCCAAAGGTGATTTATCTAAATCATTAGATAGAAGTGCTATAGGTAATGACGAGCTGGGCGAGTTGGCTGATGCTTCTACAGAAATGCAAGATAACCTGCGTGAACTTATCAATCAAAGTATCTCTGTTGTTCGCGAACTAAGTCACGCTGTTGGAGAAATGACGGATACATCGAATCGCTCCGCAAAAGAAATGCAAGATCAGCAAGGGCAGGTCACGCTAGTAGCCACGGCAATGACTGAGATGAAAACATCAGTTGCAGATGTAGCACATACAACGGAAGAGTCTGCAGAAAAAGCGAATGTCGCTAACGTGAAAGTGAAAGAAGGGGCGACGAATACACAAGCCATGGTCAATTCAATCCAAAATGTTGCGCAGATAATCGGAGAGGCAGGCGACAATGTTTCCGACCTTGAGCAGCAATCTAATCAGGTCAATGTGATTGTGGATGTAATTCGTGATATTGCCGATCAGACGAACCTACTGGCGCTTAACGCTGCGATAGAAGCGGCGAGGGCAGGTGAATCAGGGCGAGGTTTTGCTGTTGTTGCGGATGAAGTCAGAACACTTGCAGGGCGTACCCAAGATTCGACCAGTGAAATCACAAGCATCATCGAAAAACTTCAATCAATAGCAAGTCAAGCAAAAGAGACTACTGAACGTTCTCGTCAGCAAATTGAAACTTGTGTAGAGCAAGGTAATCAATCGCAAGAGCTAATGGGTTCAATAGAAGAGTTTATTTCAAGCATCGCCGACATGGGGGCTCAAATAGCTAGTGCATGCAACCAGCAAGATAGTGTTGCTGAAGAATTGAGCTCTAATATCGAAAATATCCATATGTCTTCACAGGAAGTATCCGCTGGCTCGGAACAAACGGCGAATGCATGTAATGTCCTGAGCGATCTTGCGCAGTCTTTGCAGAGTTCAATGGGTAAGTTCAAGTTAAATTAA
- a CDS encoding amino acid permease: MIALGGSIGTGIFLASGYAISVAGPGGAIAAYSLIAIMVFFLITSLGEMATHSPTTGSFCQYSTDYVNPSFGFAIGYTYWFNWAITIAAEISAATIIVKFWFPEAPALLVSGLFFALILGVNLFSVKVFGESEYIMSLLKVSVIIIFIVLGACLVLTQPHLGLKNFTIADGPFHNGFSGFVHVFLIAGFSFQGCELIGISAGETKDPEKNIPKAVRTVFWRLLLFYILSTLLISLLIPFNDPSLAHGSSVESSPFTLVFQHYFNTGIATNLLNLIVLVAVISAANASMYSSTRTLWYMGENGQAPKLFAKTTSFGLPVYALVVTAIVGSAVFLSSFTGTGELFTILLNVSALCGFIAWFSIALSHYCFRKKELKGDTSKLKYTAKMFPYAPIISMIFITLIIAGQAFEMQLTTFNVLTKYGALIAFFAIMLGHRIWSKKSESFVQLKPEPYQ, translated from the coding sequence ATGATAGCCCTAGGCGGCTCAATCGGTACGGGCATATTTCTAGCGAGTGGTTATGCCATCTCCGTTGCCGGCCCTGGTGGAGCAATTGCAGCTTATAGCCTGATTGCTATCATGGTGTTTTTTCTCATTACTAGCTTGGGAGAGATGGCAACTCACAGTCCGACAACGGGTTCTTTCTGCCAATATTCCACTGACTACGTTAATCCTTCTTTCGGTTTCGCAATTGGTTATACCTATTGGTTTAACTGGGCGATTACCATTGCAGCAGAAATTTCAGCTGCCACAATCATCGTCAAATTTTGGTTTCCTGAAGCGCCAGCACTTCTTGTATCTGGCTTGTTTTTCGCGTTGATCCTTGGTGTTAACCTGTTTTCCGTGAAAGTGTTTGGTGAATCAGAATATATAATGTCACTGCTTAAAGTCTCAGTGATCATCATTTTTATTGTGTTAGGAGCTTGTTTAGTCCTGACTCAGCCACATTTAGGGCTCAAAAACTTTACGATTGCTGATGGGCCTTTCCACAATGGCTTCTCAGGTTTTGTTCACGTATTTCTCATCGCTGGCTTTTCATTCCAAGGATGCGAGTTGATTGGAATAAGCGCGGGTGAAACTAAAGACCCAGAGAAAAACATTCCGAAAGCGGTTCGAACCGTATTCTGGAGATTACTACTCTTTTATATTCTCTCTACATTACTGATTAGCCTACTAATTCCGTTCAATGACCCAAGCCTTGCTCACGGGAGTAGCGTTGAGTCGAGTCCATTTACACTCGTTTTTCAGCACTACTTTAATACCGGAATTGCAACAAACTTACTAAACCTTATCGTTCTGGTTGCAGTCATTTCAGCGGCAAATGCCAGTATGTACTCGTCTACACGCACGCTTTGGTACATGGGTGAGAACGGCCAGGCACCAAAGCTCTTTGCTAAGACAACCTCGTTTGGTTTGCCAGTGTATGCTCTTGTTGTAACGGCTATTGTTGGCTCTGCTGTTTTTCTGTCGTCTTTTACTGGAACGGGAGAGCTATTTACCATTCTCCTCAATGTTTCAGCCCTATGCGGTTTTATTGCTTGGTTTAGCATTGCATTGAGCCACTATTGCTTTAGAAAAAAGGAGCTAAAAGGCGATACGAGCAAGCTTAAATACACAGCCAAAATGTTCCCGTACGCGCCAATTATCTCAATGATATTTATCACGTTGATCATTGCAGGGCAGGCGTTTGAAATGCAACTGACCACGTTTAATGTGCTAACTAAATATGGTGCATTGATAGCCTTTTTCGCCATCATGTTAGGGCATCGCATTTGGTCCAAGAAATCAGAATCGTTTGTTCAGCTTAAACCTGAACCGTATCAATAA
- a CDS encoding lysine decarboxylase CadA produces the protein MKIFAILNHMGVFFKEEPVRQLHQALEKNGYEVVYPVDDKDLIKMIEMNPRICGALFDWDKYSLKLCSEINAINEKLPIYAFANEQSTLDISLTDLRLNVFFFEYALGMADDIAIKINQATEEYKDAIMPPFTKALFKYVEEGKYTFCTPGHMGGTAFQKSPAGSIFYDFYGPNTFKADVSISMPELGSLLDHTGPHKEAEDYIARTFNADSSYIVTNGTSTSNKIVGMYSAPAGSTVLVDRNCHKSLTHLMMMNDVTPIYFRPTRNAYGILGGIPQSEFSREVIAEKVAKTEGATAPRYAVVTNSTYDGLLYNTQYIKESLDCKHIHFDSAWVPYTNFNPIYEGKCGMSGEAMPGKVFYETQSTHKLLAAFSQASMIHIKGEFDQESFNESFMMHTSTSPQYGIVASTETAAAMMHGNTGRRLVQDSIDRAIRFRKEIKQLREESDSWFFDVWQPENIDSTECWKLDPKDTWHGFKNIDDDHMYLDPIKITLLTPGMNSNDELEESGIPASLVAKFLDERGIVVEKTGPYNLLFLFSIGIDKSKAMQLLRGLTEFKRGYDLNLTIRTMLPELYKEDPHFYEGMRIQELAQGIHNKVKEYRLPELMFKAFDVLPEMKVTPHKAWQQELHGGVEEIPLSDLVGRVSANMILPYPPGVPLVLPGEMVTDESRPVLDFLQMLCEIGAHYPGFETDIHGLYCQKDGSYTVKVLAD, from the coding sequence ATGAAAATTTTCGCAATACTAAATCATATGGGTGTGTTCTTCAAAGAAGAGCCAGTTCGTCAACTACATCAAGCACTTGAAAAAAATGGTTATGAAGTTGTTTATCCAGTAGACGACAAAGACCTAATCAAGATGATTGAAATGAACCCTCGCATCTGCGGTGCATTGTTTGACTGGGATAAGTACTCTCTTAAGCTTTGTAGCGAAATCAACGCAATTAATGAGAAGCTACCTATCTACGCTTTCGCAAATGAGCAGTCTACTCTTGATATTTCTTTGACTGACCTACGCTTGAATGTTTTCTTCTTCGAATACGCTCTTGGCATGGCTGATGATATCGCTATCAAGATCAACCAAGCGACTGAAGAATATAAAGACGCGATCATGCCTCCGTTCACGAAAGCACTATTCAAGTACGTTGAAGAAGGCAAATACACATTCTGTACTCCGGGACACATGGGTGGCACAGCTTTCCAAAAAAGCCCAGCAGGTAGCATCTTCTACGATTTTTATGGTCCGAACACATTTAAAGCCGACGTATCTATCTCTATGCCAGAGCTAGGCTCACTGCTTGACCACACTGGCCCACACAAAGAAGCTGAAGATTACATTGCGCGTACTTTCAACGCTGACAGCTCTTATATCGTTACTAACGGTACGTCGACTTCGAACAAGATTGTTGGTATGTATTCTGCGCCAGCTGGAAGCACGGTACTTGTTGACCGTAACTGTCACAAATCTCTGACTCACCTAATGATGATGAACGATGTGACGCCAATTTACTTCCGTCCAACTCGTAACGCATATGGCATCCTTGGTGGTATTCCACAAAGTGAATTCAGCCGTGAAGTGATTGCAGAAAAAGTTGCTAAAACTGAAGGTGCAACAGCGCCACGCTACGCAGTAGTGACTAACTCTACTTACGACGGCCTTCTATATAACACTCAATACATTAAAGAGTCGCTAGATTGTAAACACATCCACTTTGATAGTGCGTGGGTTCCTTACACTAACTTCAACCCAATTTACGAAGGTAAATGTGGTATGAGTGGTGAAGCAATGCCGGGCAAAGTGTTCTATGAAACACAGTCTACGCACAAATTGCTAGCAGCATTCTCTCAAGCATCAATGATTCACATTAAAGGTGAGTTTGACCAAGAGTCATTCAATGAATCATTCATGATGCACACATCGACTTCTCCACAGTACGGTATCGTTGCTTCAACTGAAACAGCAGCAGCTATGATGCATGGCAACACTGGCCGTAGATTAGTTCAAGACTCTATCGATCGTGCGATTCGTTTCCGTAAAGAAATCAAGCAGCTAAGAGAAGAAAGTGACAGCTGGTTCTTCGACGTATGGCAACCTGAAAACATCGATTCAACAGAGTGCTGGAAACTAGATCCAAAAGATACTTGGCACGGATTCAAGAACATCGATGATGACCACATGTACTTGGACCCAATCAAGATCACTCTTCTTACCCCAGGAATGAACAGCAACGATGAGCTTGAAGAGTCTGGTATTCCGGCATCTCTAGTCGCTAAGTTCCTAGATGAGCGTGGTATTGTTGTTGAGAAGACTGGTCCATACAACTTGTTGTTCCTATTCTCTATCGGTATCGATAAGTCTAAAGCAATGCAATTGCTACGTGGTTTAACTGAGTTTAAACGTGGCTACGACTTGAACTTAACTATTCGCACAATGTTGCCAGAGCTATACAAAGAAGACCCTCACTTCTATGAAGGTATGCGTATTCAAGAGCTTGCTCAAGGCATTCATAACAAAGTTAAGGAATACCGTTTACCTGAGCTAATGTTCAAAGCGTTTGACGTGCTACCTGAAATGAAAGTAACTCCTCACAAAGCGTGGCAACAAGAGTTGCATGGTGGTGTGGAAGAGATTCCTTTGAGTGACCTAGTTGGTCGTGTAAGTGCGAACATGATCTTACCATATCCTCCAGGTGTGCCTTTGGTTCTTCCTGGTGAGATGGTGACAGATGAGTCTCGCCCAGTGCTAGATTTCCTACAAATGCTATGTGAAATCGGTGCTCACTACCCAGGTTTCGAAACAGATATCCACGGCCTATATTGCCAAAAAGATGGAAGCTACACAGTAAAAGTACTAGCAGACTAA
- the cadB gene encoding cadaverine/lysine antiporter, translated as MSSNAKKIGLIACTGVVAGNMMGSGIALLPSSLAEVGSISIFSWIITAIGALSLAFVYARLATKNPQEGGPIAYAGEISPVFGFQTGVLYYHANWIGNLAIAITGVSYLSVFFPVLNHPMAAGIATIASVWIFTFVNLLGGSWVSRLCTLGLVLILIPILGTAFFGWTHFSPEIYMHNWNTTSGSNTHAIISAVLICLWSFVGVESAAVSTGMVKNPKRTVPLATMLGTALAGVVYILSTQMISGMFPAHQVASSGAPFALATTALFGSWTAPFVSAFTALACFTSLGSWMMLVGEAGKRTAQDGNFPKIYAETDKNGIAKKGLVLASLKMTALMVVLMVFSSKVADTASLFNQLTTDAVLLTMLPYFYSSINLIRFEGMTTRNTFVMLFSGVACVFCMVALVGAESTSLAATFIISLVILMFYCKKAGLAEYVKHSENQDAMQASH; from the coding sequence ATGTCATCGAATGCAAAAAAAATTGGCTTGATAGCATGTACTGGCGTAGTTGCTGGTAACATGATGGGTAGTGGTATTGCACTATTACCTTCTAGCTTAGCCGAAGTAGGTTCTATTTCTATCTTTAGTTGGATTATCACCGCAATTGGTGCTTTGAGTCTGGCGTTTGTTTATGCGCGTCTAGCAACAAAGAACCCTCAAGAAGGTGGTCCTATCGCTTACGCTGGTGAAATCTCTCCAGTATTCGGTTTCCAAACAGGTGTGCTTTACTATCATGCAAACTGGATTGGTAACCTAGCAATCGCTATCACAGGTGTGTCATACCTTTCTGTATTCTTCCCAGTCTTGAATCATCCTATGGCAGCGGGCATCGCGACAATTGCCTCAGTTTGGATATTCACTTTTGTAAACCTTTTAGGTGGTAGCTGGGTTAGTCGTCTATGTACTTTAGGCCTTGTATTAATCTTGATCCCAATTCTAGGTACTGCGTTCTTTGGTTGGACTCACTTCAGTCCAGAAATTTACATGCACAACTGGAACACTACTTCAGGTAGCAACACTCACGCAATTATCTCGGCTGTACTTATCTGTCTGTGGTCATTCGTTGGTGTAGAATCTGCGGCAGTTTCTACAGGTATGGTTAAAAACCCTAAACGTACAGTTCCACTAGCAACTATGCTTGGTACTGCACTAGCTGGTGTTGTTTACATCCTTTCTACTCAGATGATCAGTGGTATGTTCCCAGCGCATCAAGTTGCTTCATCAGGTGCACCATTCGCACTTGCTACAACAGCGCTATTCGGCTCTTGGACAGCACCATTTGTGTCAGCGTTTACTGCACTAGCATGTTTCACATCTCTAGGTTCTTGGATGATGTTGGTAGGTGAAGCAGGTAAACGTACTGCTCAAGACGGTAACTTCCCGAAAATCTACGCTGAAACAGACAAAAATGGTATTGCTAAGAAAGGTCTTGTACTCGCGTCTCTTAAGATGACTGCACTAATGGTTGTGCTAATGGTCTTCAGCTCAAAAGTTGCAGATACAGCTAGCTTGTTTAACCAGCTAACGACTGATGCAGTACTGCTAACAATGCTTCCTTACTTCTACTCAAGCATTAACTTGATTCGCTTTGAAGGCATGACAACTCGCAACACGTTCGTGATGTTGTTCTCAGGTGTTGCTTGTGTGTTCTGCATGGTTGCTCTAGTCGGAGCGGAAAGCACCAGTCTTGCAGCAACATTCATTATTTCACTTGTTATCTTGATGTTCTACTGCAAAAAAGCAGGTCTTGCTGAGTACGTTAAACACTCAGAAAACCAAGATGCTATGCAGGCAAGTCACTAA